From the genome of Hyphobacterium sp. CCMP332:
TCGAGCCGCGCTATCTCAACATGATTGATGATGCGATGGCGGGCGACAAGCTGATCGGCATTGTCCAGACCCGGGCCGGCGGGCCCGCGGATCAGCCCTTCATCGAGGCCATCGGCGGCGCCGGACGGATTACCCGTCATGCCGAGACGGAAGATGGCCGCTATCTGATCGAGCTGGAAGGCCTGTCGCGCTTCGAGATCACCGCCGAGCTGGACGCGAAAACCCCCTACCGCATGGCGCAGGTGGACTGGTCGCTCTTTGACGCCGATCGCGCCGCCCCCGATGCGCTGCTGACTGCCGACCGGGAACGGTTTACCGCGCTGCTTCGGGGCTGGTTCGCGCAGGAAGGCATCAAGTGTGACTGGGGCACGGTGGAGGCAGCACCGGTGATCCGGATCGTCGACCAGATCGCCATGGCTGCGCCCTTTGCCGCCAAGGAAAAACAGGCTTTGCTAGAAGCCGGCGATGGCCGCGCCCGCTATGATCTGATGACGGCGCTGCTGGAAAAGAAGCTGGCGGAAGGCGCAGGCGGCACGCCGAACTAGGCAGGCCCGCCCTGACAGGATAGAAGATCCGGCATGAGCGAAAACATCGAAACCCCGCCCAAAGACGTTGATCCCAAGCTGCTGGAAGTGCTGGTCTGCCCGGTGACGCGCGGTCCGCTCGTCTATGATCGAAAGAAAGGCGAACTGGTCTCGAAAAAGGCCCGTCTCGCCTATCCGGTACGCGAGGGCGTGCCCATCATGCTGCCGGACGAGGCGCGCGAGCTCAGCGATGCGGAAGTGAAATGAGCCGCGCCTGGCCGACCCGGCTCGATTTCTCGAAATCGCGCAAGGTGC
Proteins encoded in this window:
- a CDS encoding LON peptidase substrate-binding domain-containing protein, producing the protein MTQLPKTLPVFPLGGAILLPGEILPLNIFEPRYLNMIDDAMAGDKLIGIVQTRAGGPADQPFIEAIGGAGRITRHAETEDGRYLIELEGLSRFEITAELDAKTPYRMAQVDWSLFDADRAAPDALLTADRERFTALLRGWFAQEGIKCDWGTVEAAPVIRIVDQIAMAAPFAAKEKQALLEAGDGRARYDLMTALLEKKLAEGAGGTPN
- a CDS encoding Trm112 family protein, which produces MSENIETPPKDVDPKLLEVLVCPVTRGPLVYDRKKGELVSKKARLAYPVREGVPIMLPDEARELSDAEVK